One Malania oleifera isolate guangnan ecotype guangnan chromosome 9, ASM2987363v1, whole genome shotgun sequence DNA segment encodes these proteins:
- the LOC131165081 gene encoding multifunctional methyltransferase subunit TRM112 homolog A-like has translation MRLLTHNMLSSNIKGVTNGFPLRIEAEKIIEKQVDFNADFLKNMFPKIEWKAFVDASQSMGYTELPEEAEASMLEEEEFLKKFHHALLELHLEEGDLVCPETGRRFQVKKGIPNMLLHEDEV, from the coding sequence ATGAGGCTGTTAACACATAACATGCTCTCCTCCAACATCAAGGGGGTGACAAACGGTTTCCCTCTACGCATTGAAGCAGAGAAAATCATTGAGAAGCAGGTGGACTTCAATGCTGACTTCCTCAAGAACATGTTCCCCAAGATTGAGTGGAAAGCCTTTGTTGATGCATCACAATCGATGGGCTACACTGAGCTCCCAGAGGAGGCTGAAGCATCAATGCTTGAAGAAGAAGAATTCTTAAAGAAGTTCCACCATGCCCTCCTTGAGCTCCATCTTGAAGAGGGTGATCTTGTTTGTCCAGAGACTGGTCGCCGCTTCCAGGTCAAAAAGGGCATTCCGAACATGCTTCTTCATGAGGATGAGGTCTAA
- the LOC131165082 gene encoding thioredoxin-like protein Clot, with product MPLKTLDATVSSFDNVFEKFRTEAPKNKANLILFLADKDPSTSLSWCPDCVRAEPVIHKKLEASTGDVTLLRAYVGDRPTWRNPQHPWRVDSKFKLRGVPTLVCWENDTIKGRLEDYEAHLENKIDDLVSDK from the exons atgcCTCTGAAGACTTTGGACGCCACCGTTTCGAGCTTCGATAATGTGTTTGAGAAATTCCGAACTGAAGCCCCAAAGAACAAAGCCAATCTCATCCTCTTCTTGGCCGACAAAGACCCTTCTACTTCTCTCAGCTGGTGTCCTG ACTGTGTGAGAGCTGAACCAGTGATACACAAGAAGCTGGAAGCATCAACTGGAGACGTGACACTCTTGAGAGCTTATGTTGGAGATAGACCCACATGGAGGAATCCCCAACACCCATGGAGAGTTGACTCAAAGTTCAAGCTGAGGGGAGTTCCAACACTAGTTTGCTGGGAGAATGACACAATCAAGGGTCGCCTCGAAGACTATGAAGCCCACCTTGAGAACAAAATTGATGACCTAGTTTCTGACAAATAG
- the LOC131165083 gene encoding O-fucosyltransferase 20-like yields the protein MAKLSKNTKKLSYISVPSQIITSLSSSSLHSLLISPKKSSKNQFKLWRRRSFRFWFLSLFFFFALLGMLKLQGLNIDPLNSPPFPPNPCSSIRQPTDAVVPNWYVDDSGVPGIRSKIISDGNGHGHVDSAGTGVHNGSKTEISSVEVEDSREFWKQPDGLGYRPCLDFSKEYRRSSVAIAKDRTKYLMVVVSGGMNQQRNQIVDAVVIARILGAALVVPILQVNVIWGDESEFSDIFDSEHFKRVLANDVRIVSSLPSTHLMSRPVEEKRTPLHVSPQWIRARYLRRLRKEGVLLLRGLDSRLSKDLPSDLQKLRCKVAFHALRFAPQILELGNKLADRMRSKGPYLALHLRMEKDVWVRTGCLPGLSHEYDEIVHNERKLRPELLTARSNMTYHERKLAGLCPLNAMEVTRLLKALGAPKNAKIYWAGGHPFGGKEALLPLIREFPHFYNKEDLALPGELKSFANKASLMAAIDYIVSEKSDVFMASHGGNMGHAIQGHRAFAGHKKHITPNKRQMLHYFLNSSLPEAEFDRIIMELHRDSLGQPELRTSKSGRDVTKYPVPECMCNDSNTHAFS from the exons ATGGCAAAATTATCAAAGAACACCAAGAAGCTGTCTTACATTTCAGTGCCGTCCCAGATAATCACCTCTCTATCATCCTCATCTCTCCATTCCCTCCTCATCTCTCCCAAGAAATCTTCAAAGAATCAGTTCAAGCTATGGAGAAGGAGAAGCTTCAGGTTCTGGTTCTtgtccctcttcttcttcttcgctctTCTCGGGATGCTGAAGCTTCAGGGCCTCAATATCGACCCTCTGAATAGCCCCCCTTTTCCCCCAAACCCGTGCTCATCGATTCGCCAACCGACGGACGCCGTAGTTCCAAATTGGTATGTTGATGATTCGGGTGTACCGGGTATTCGATCAAAAATAATCTCAGATGGGAACGGGCACGGGCACGTTGATTCTGCCGGCACGGGTGTTCATAATGGATCCAAAACGGAGATTAGTAGCGTTGAAGTTGAAGACAGTCGTGAGTTTTGGAAGCAGCCTGATGGTTTGGGGTACCGACCCTGCCTGGACTTCAGCAAGGAGTATCGGAGGTCGAGCGTGGCGATTGCGAAGGACAGGACCAAGTATTTAATGGTTGTGGTTTCGGGTGGGATGAACCAGCAGAGGAACCAAATCGTTGATGCTGTTGTGATTGCAAGGATTCTTGGAGCTGCTCTGGTTGTTCCCATCTTGCAAGTCAACGTCATTTGGGGAGATGAAAG TGAATTTTCTGATATATTTGATTCGGAGCACTTTAAGAGGGTTCTCGCCAATGATGTCCGAATAGTTTCTTCCTTGCCCTCTACTCACCTAATGTCAAGGCCAGTGGAGGAGAAACGCACTCCACTTCATGTCTCACCTCAATGGATTCGTGCTCGTTACCTCAGAAGA CTGAGGAAGGAGGGTGTTTTGTTATTACGTGGTTTGGATTCGAGGCTATCAAAGGATCTCCCTTCCGATCTGCAGAAACTTCGATGCAAG GTGGCTTTTCATGCGTTAAGGTTTGCCCCACAAATTCTAGAACTAGGTAACAAGCTTGCTGACAGGATGCGGAGCAAGGGTCCCTACCTTGCTCTTCATCTACGAATGGAGAAGGATGTGTGGGTGAGGACTGGCTGCCTTCCTGGTTTGAGCCATGAGTATGATGAGATAGTACACAATGAGAGGAAACTCCGGCCAGAGCTCCTAACTGCAAGATCGAACATGACTTACCATGAACGTAAGCTTGCAGGTCTCTGCCCCTTAAATGCCATGGAGGTTACTCG GCTGCTTAAAGCTCTCGGAGCTCCAAAAAATGCCAAAATATATTGGGCTGGAGGACATCCTTTTGGTGGGAAAGAAGCACTACTACCATTGATCAGAGAGTTTCCTCATTTCTACAACAAGGAAGACCTGGCCCTGCCTGGGGAACTCAAATCCTTTGCAAACAAAGCCTCCTTGATGGCTGCCATTGATTATATAGTTTCTGAAAAGAGTGATGTTTTTATGGCATCACATGGGGGAAATATGGGCCATGCAATTCAG GGGCATAGGGCATTCGCAGGGCACAAGAAGCATATAACCCCAAACAAAAGGCAGATGCTGCATTATTTCCTCAACTCTTCCCTACCTGAGGCCGAATTCGATAGGATTATAATGGAGTTGCACCGTGACTCCTTAGGGCAGCCAGAGCTGCGGACTAGCAAATCCGGAAGGGATGTTACCAAGTATCCTGTTCCTGAGTGTATGTGTAACGATTCAAATACACATGCATTCTCATGA